The proteins below are encoded in one region of Bifidobacterium dentium JCM 1195 = DSM 20436:
- a CDS encoding DUF3152 domain-containing protein: MVRFIRYVLRALNPKTAVTMDSRQVFRIRRWTVACVLAILVIAMVSCSVHGMKAHAQRAAQASQSATTGKTTAKRQHSKNDATAEQSNESQDDDNAEDSVQAELQHQSAPLTDDQRNEILAKAQQTARDNGHEPTQYTYCVAEKGDVGSLDDFSNAVYRILNDERGWPRAGATFVQGAEGNCDFNIVLSEAQYMTTFSSGCSTEYSCRVGENVIINDDRWNGGTDAWLSAGGNMARYRVMVINHEVGHRLGHTDNETPCAGAGQSAPLMQEQSMHLDGCTTNEYPLDNELWIR, translated from the coding sequence ATGGTGCGATTCATACGGTATGTGCTACGTGCGCTGAATCCGAAGACGGCCGTGACGATGGATTCGCGGCAGGTGTTTCGCATTCGCCGCTGGACGGTGGCCTGCGTGCTTGCGATTCTGGTCATTGCGATGGTGTCCTGCAGTGTGCACGGGATGAAGGCACATGCGCAACGGGCTGCGCAGGCCTCGCAGTCGGCGACGACCGGTAAGACGACGGCGAAACGGCAGCATTCCAAGAACGATGCGACTGCCGAACAGTCGAACGAATCGCAAGACGATGACAATGCTGAGGATTCGGTACAGGCTGAGTTGCAGCATCAATCGGCACCGCTGACCGATGACCAGAGGAACGAGATTCTCGCCAAGGCCCAGCAGACGGCACGGGATAACGGCCATGAACCCACGCAGTACACCTATTGCGTAGCGGAGAAGGGTGATGTCGGTTCGCTCGATGACTTCTCCAATGCCGTCTACCGTATTCTCAACGATGAGCGCGGATGGCCGCGTGCCGGTGCTACGTTCGTGCAGGGCGCGGAAGGAAACTGTGACTTCAATATCGTGCTTTCCGAAGCGCAATATATGACCACGTTTTCGTCGGGTTGCTCCACCGAATACAGTTGCCGTGTGGGCGAGAACGTGATCATCAACGACGATCGCTGGAATGGCGGCACGGATGCCTGGCTTTCCGCAGGCGGGAACATGGCGAGATACCGCGTAATGGTGATCAATCATGAAGTGGGGCATCGACTTGGTCATACCGATAATGAGACGCCGTGCGCCGGTGCCGGGCAGTCTGCGCCGCTGATGCAGGAACAGTCCATGCATCTGGACGGATGCACGACCAACGAATATCCGCTCGATAATGAGCTGTGGATCAGATAG
- a CDS encoding MIP/aquaporin family protein: MEYSLFIKLAAEFVGTAVLMVFGNGAVANAELKNTKGYHAGWLNIAMGYGFGVMFPVLMFGGVSGAHINPAMTLAQAINGMFPWGQVLPYIIAQLLGAVVGQLIVYITYWPHYKDTEDANAILGTFCTTDAHNDRVNYFVNEFFGTLMLVLGALCCLEMPWGKEDHAAAAIVVGFIVWGLVTSMGGPTGPGLNPARDLMPRLLHAILPIPHKGSSRWGEAWIPVVAPIAGAIVGAFLFKSLFA, encoded by the coding sequence GTGGAATACTCACTCTTTATCAAACTCGCCGCTGAATTCGTCGGTACCGCCGTACTGATGGTCTTCGGTAACGGCGCTGTCGCCAATGCGGAGCTGAAGAACACCAAGGGCTATCATGCCGGCTGGCTGAACATCGCGATGGGCTACGGTTTCGGCGTCATGTTCCCGGTGCTGATGTTCGGCGGCGTTTCCGGTGCGCACATCAACCCGGCCATGACCCTCGCCCAGGCCATCAACGGCATGTTCCCGTGGGGCCAGGTGCTGCCGTACATCATCGCCCAGCTGCTAGGTGCCGTTGTCGGTCAGCTCATCGTGTACATCACCTACTGGCCGCATTACAAGGATACTGAAGATGCCAACGCCATTCTCGGCACCTTCTGCACCACCGATGCTCACAACGACCGCGTCAACTACTTCGTCAACGAGTTCTTCGGCACCCTCATGCTGGTGCTTGGCGCACTGTGCTGCCTCGAAATGCCATGGGGCAAGGAAGATCACGCCGCCGCAGCCATCGTGGTCGGCTTCATCGTGTGGGGCCTTGTCACCTCCATGGGTGGCCCGACCGGCCCTGGTCTGAACCCGGCCCGCGATCTTATGCCTCGACTGCTGCACGCCATTCTGCCGATTCCGCACAAGGGATCCTCCCGTTGGGGTGAGGCCTGGATTCCGGTTGTGGCTCCGATTGCCGGTGCGATCGTAGGCGCATTCCTCTTTAAGTCGCTGTTCGCCTGA
- a CDS encoding thioester-forming surface-anchored protein, which yields MVVSVFPSALAYADGGSAPTVPVQVSKVDADGTALKGAQLRISHKDANGADVIDAEWTSDGTVHTANLPAGDYTLTETTAPEGYDKAADQTFTVKAPEDPTPTDYSFTTQSSLTSGALVSKDASKTVSPVYCFNLRKSSPTTGLDYTRIEGSATAFSQLAQRARPGTNLYQDVLRVLYNGYPNNKAGIQQKYNLSDLEFAEATQYAIWYYTDSRPVVPHPYSDAVQALVDSTANIPSGQTLDIYKTSNDQYQNLLATEFHQATPPVSLIMVGQKTQAPTPTPSQPTTPTQPSTPSTPSTPSTPSTPSQPSTPAQNAPVKPLEKTPQKPSKVTTTQPQVKNLSNTGSNVTILAIVAVIALVAGGALVLVRRRMN from the coding sequence ATGGTCGTGAGCGTATTCCCCTCGGCTCTGGCATATGCGGATGGCGGCTCCGCCCCGACCGTGCCGGTACAAGTGTCGAAGGTCGACGCCGACGGCACCGCGCTCAAGGGCGCGCAACTGCGCATCTCCCATAAGGACGCCAATGGCGCGGACGTCATCGACGCCGAATGGACCTCAGACGGCACCGTGCACACCGCCAACCTGCCCGCAGGCGACTACACGCTTACGGAGACCACAGCCCCTGAAGGATACGACAAGGCGGCCGACCAGACGTTCACCGTCAAGGCTCCCGAAGATCCCACCCCGACGGACTATTCCTTCACTACACAAAGCTCGTTGACTTCGGGCGCGCTCGTGTCGAAGGACGCCTCCAAGACGGTCTCCCCCGTGTACTGCTTCAACCTGCGGAAGTCCAGCCCGACGACCGGACTGGACTACACGAGGATCGAAGGCTCAGCCACCGCGTTCAGCCAGCTCGCCCAGCGCGCACGCCCCGGCACCAACCTGTATCAGGACGTGCTGCGCGTGCTGTACAACGGCTATCCGAACAACAAAGCAGGTATCCAACAGAAGTACAATCTGAGCGATCTGGAGTTCGCGGAGGCGACTCAGTATGCGATCTGGTACTACACCGACTCCCGTCCGGTCGTGCCGCATCCTTATTCCGACGCCGTTCAAGCGCTGGTTGACAGCACGGCGAACATTCCTTCGGGACAGACCCTGGACATCTACAAGACATCCAACGATCAATATCAGAATCTGCTGGCTACCGAATTCCATCAGGCCACCCCGCCGGTCAGCCTGATCATGGTCGGCCAGAAGACCCAGGCCCCGACGCCGACGCCGTCTCAGCCGACGACTCCGACTCAGCCGAGCACTCCGAGCACGCCGAGCACGCCGAGCACGCCGAGCACGCCGTCTCAGCCGAGCACACCTGCGCAGAACGCTCCGGTGAAGCCTCTGGAGAAGACGCCGCAGAAGCCGTCCAAGGTGACCACCACCCAACCACAGGTCAAGAACCTGTCGAATACCGGCAGCAACGTCACCATCCTCGCAATCGTGGCCGTAATCGCCCTTGTGGCAGGCGGAGCCCTTGTTCTCGTGCGCCGTCGCATGAACTGA
- a CDS encoding ATP-binding cassette domain-containing protein, whose amino-acid sequence MKAIWFKEFRLYTSFDRALWCALIWPFILALNPLFLEAGESLSTAMIDAPGFALLFSLCVDYTTYDDYRSGVFELIVQAGLPLREYLTAKLWFYEAVSSAFLLVSLVAGLAVDHWQPSDMPVTVMQLVMAFVLNGAWAALGTQLAICLRLLNPDSALYLTPLALALPVFANVALWHLVDPVLALTVSSIVAALCGAGAFAITTRVLRGRFIPTLRSDAGRYGHGMALEGMSVAVEHVTFGYGRRQTVLDDVSFTVPQGQSVAILGYNGVGKTTLFKLITGLLRPRSGRCVINGMLVPSMRDVLLMTEHANLISAMSVRDNIRFRGLLFDPDGTGGMDPSRLGGEPLVRAFELDPFLDTRVSRLSSGMRGRAGLVAGMLFDPHVIMLDEPTNSIDPITRDLLIDYVNRLHACGRTILTVTHDLEYCWKTMDRAVILDDRCIAGDVMLADIPDYETFTHIATLGHDRRTVDFGLERQMA is encoded by the coding sequence ATGAAGGCCATCTGGTTCAAGGAGTTCCGCCTGTACACGTCGTTTGACAGGGCTCTGTGGTGTGCGCTGATCTGGCCGTTCATATTGGCCCTGAACCCGCTCTTCTTGGAGGCGGGGGAGTCGTTGTCCACCGCGATGATCGACGCGCCCGGGTTCGCCCTGCTTTTCTCGCTCTGCGTGGATTACACCACGTACGACGACTACCGGTCAGGGGTGTTCGAGCTGATCGTGCAGGCCGGCCTGCCGCTGCGCGAATATCTGACCGCGAAACTCTGGTTCTATGAGGCGGTCTCATCGGCGTTCCTGCTGGTATCCCTGGTGGCGGGACTGGCCGTGGACCATTGGCAGCCATCCGACATGCCCGTGACGGTGATGCAGCTTGTTATGGCGTTCGTGCTGAACGGGGCGTGGGCCGCGTTGGGTACGCAACTGGCGATATGCCTACGTCTGCTGAACCCGGATTCGGCGTTGTACCTTACGCCGCTGGCACTCGCCCTGCCCGTGTTCGCCAATGTCGCCCTGTGGCATCTCGTGGATCCGGTGCTCGCCCTGACGGTCTCGTCCATCGTGGCCGCATTATGCGGCGCGGGCGCTTTCGCCATCACGACGCGCGTGCTCCGTGGCAGGTTCATCCCGACCTTGCGGTCGGATGCGGGACGATACGGCCATGGGATGGCGTTGGAGGGTATGTCCGTCGCGGTGGAACATGTCACGTTCGGGTACGGCAGGCGCCAAACCGTGCTGGATGACGTTTCCTTCACGGTTCCCCAAGGCCAGTCGGTGGCCATCCTCGGCTATAACGGCGTGGGCAAGACGACGTTGTTCAAACTCATTACGGGACTGTTGCGTCCACGAAGCGGACGCTGCGTCATCAACGGCATGCTCGTACCGTCGATGCGGGATGTGCTCCTGATGACGGAGCATGCGAATCTCATCAGTGCGATGAGCGTCCGGGACAATATCAGGTTCCGTGGCCTGCTGTTCGATCCGGATGGCACGGGAGGCATGGATCCCTCCCGGCTCGGCGGGGAACCGTTGGTGCGGGCGTTCGAACTGGACCCGTTCCTCGATACGAGGGTGTCCAGGCTGTCCAGCGGCATGCGCGGGCGTGCCGGTCTGGTGGCGGGCATGCTGTTCGACCCTCACGTCATCATGCTGGACGAGCCGACCAATTCGATCGATCCGATCACCCGGGATCTGCTGATCGACTACGTCAACCGGCTGCATGCCTGTGGGCGAACCATCCTGACCGTTACGCACGACTTGGAATACTGCTGGAAGACCATGGACCGTGCCGTCATCCTTGACGACCGCTGCATCGCCGGGGATGTCATGCTCGCCGATATTCCCGATTATGAGACGTTCACCCATATCGCCACGCTGGGGCATGATCGGCGAACCGTCGACTTCGGACTGGAACGCCAGATGGCGTGA
- a CDS encoding 4-hydroxybenzoyl-CoA reductase: MNGSSTPLWRSDSVAAVWLMPAGGAAWMVMWIMLGLCAVPLVHVVRYYPFWSIVVSVVTHLLVWLSLGMGRHGWLMGGWLNPRTLGWVQDALCLVYVVILAAAWRKDPGVGWKTPSGSFRP, encoded by the coding sequence TTGAATGGTTCGTCTACACCGTTGTGGCGGTCGGATTCGGTCGCGGCGGTCTGGCTGATGCCGGCCGGCGGCGCGGCCTGGATGGTCATGTGGATCATGCTGGGGCTGTGTGCGGTCCCGCTGGTGCATGTGGTGCGCTATTACCCGTTCTGGAGCATCGTCGTGTCGGTCGTCACGCACCTGCTGGTCTGGCTTTCCCTAGGGATGGGCAGGCATGGGTGGCTTATGGGCGGCTGGCTGAACCCACGGACGCTGGGATGGGTCCAGGATGCCCTCTGTCTCGTCTACGTGGTCATTCTCGCGGCCGCATGGCGGAAGGACCCGGGCGTAGGATGGAAGACGCCATCCGGGTCTTTCCGCCCCTGA
- a CDS encoding ATP-binding cassette domain-containing protein has translation MLDIRDVSFGYGRRGEVLRSVSLHVPQARIVGMIGSNGSGKTTLINLVCDVLDLREGSITMLGRKHTSAEAKTGIMHVGGNDDVPAFLTGWEYVSTLARLYGVRADRSEVGRMFALFGMEGVQDRLIDSYSHGMRKKTQLCCAFLLHCPLTIVDETLNGIDIDAWYLCVEQFLRMRGRGLSMLICSHDFALLERTTDQIVLLRNGRMSAPLPTRSIIDGYGGIAEWYRVRTLEAEP, from the coding sequence ATGCTGGACATACGTGACGTTTCATTCGGCTACGGGCGTCGCGGCGAGGTGTTGCGATCCGTGTCCCTGCACGTCCCGCAGGCGAGAATCGTGGGAATGATCGGTTCCAACGGCTCCGGGAAAACGACCCTGATCAATCTGGTATGCGACGTGCTCGACCTGCGGGAGGGGAGCATCACCATGCTCGGCCGGAAGCATACCTCCGCAGAGGCCAAAACCGGCATCATGCATGTGGGAGGCAACGATGATGTGCCAGCGTTCCTGACCGGATGGGAGTATGTGTCCACCCTCGCACGGCTGTACGGCGTGCGTGCGGATCGCTCCGAGGTGGGCCGCATGTTCGCCCTGTTCGGCATGGAGGGCGTGCAGGACAGGCTCATCGACTCATATTCGCATGGCATGAGGAAGAAGACCCAGCTGTGCTGCGCGTTCCTATTGCACTGTCCGTTGACCATCGTGGACGAGACGCTCAACGGCATCGACATAGACGCCTGGTACCTGTGCGTCGAACAATTCCTTCGCATGCGTGGGAGGGGTCTGTCGATGCTGATATGCAGCCACGATTTCGCATTGCTCGAACGGACCACGGACCAGATCGTGCTGTTGCGCAACGGGCGTATGAGCGCGCCCCTGCCCACACGGTCGATAATCGACGGGTACGGCGGAATCGCCGAATGGTACCGTGTCAGGACATTGGAGGCCGAACCATGA
- a CDS encoding response regulator transcription factor yields the protein MFEAMGIRMKTLGVVDNDRFALCALKAYLDQTLDGITLAWMTEHANTAIARCVTGERPDVLLVDMSMGDIDGVSVIRTIRERDRHTSLVAMTSFPLDEYAADAATAGAQAIVSKNDLQGLQDTIRLAATGGTGSFEGLRFPTAAQAFARILREPKTGIARLSGREIEIIELCRQGNTSTLIAERTGLTVASVNTYLQRACEKLGARNRVQLVSMWLELSRPRH from the coding sequence ATGTTCGAGGCAATGGGCATACGCATGAAGACCCTTGGCGTCGTGGACAACGACAGGTTCGCCCTGTGCGCCCTGAAAGCGTACCTGGATCAGACGCTCGACGGCATCACGCTGGCGTGGATGACGGAACACGCGAACACGGCGATCGCACGATGCGTGACGGGCGAACGGCCCGACGTGCTGCTGGTCGACATGTCCATGGGCGATATCGATGGCGTCTCCGTCATACGGACGATACGCGAAAGGGACCGTCATACGAGCCTGGTGGCCATGACCTCGTTCCCTCTTGACGAGTATGCGGCCGACGCCGCCACGGCCGGAGCCCAAGCGATCGTAAGCAAGAACGATCTCCAGGGCCTGCAGGACACGATCAGGCTCGCCGCCACGGGAGGCACGGGATCTTTCGAGGGGCTTCGTTTCCCGACCGCCGCCCAGGCATTCGCACGGATCCTCCGGGAGCCGAAAACGGGAATCGCCCGTCTTAGCGGCAGGGAGATCGAAATCATCGAACTATGCCGGCAGGGCAACACGTCCACACTCATCGCCGAACGGACCGGGCTCACCGTGGCGAGCGTCAACACCTACCTGCAGCGTGCCTGCGAGAAGCTCGGGGCCAGGAACCGTGTCCAGCTGGTGTCGATGTGGCTCGAACTGAGCAGGCCGAGGCACTGA
- a CDS encoding sensor histidine kinase has translation MARTEQAEALTMTGRDMDGAVGAPGRRFMLTACCCAMLADLYFTAVGGNLADGRSWIPLIPYVLLCGALPFRPKTAGLLLIVYWWILVWLPTGSASDLLFSSCLVWGVLSFLLSPWMTLLAQSCNVLLLSLTVLRDTSEPRAVIAVLVMQIAATVAGYALRRHRLDDTAREQRLRLRTTQERIAILERNMRLARRLHDDLTNNLASIGMLCEAHLLSCSDPDERLLLTSIRDKTCESVSCAHEVIDILRGQTGPDPASRARPGGWGRTIRGLVEARQAELRRHGFEGSASVTIDPDAVLPMAVADEIVSLLAEVYSNIRAHASPTDGGFSLELAVSDDGIRLVQMNMCRPDDRTVSGRGLQLHRHIIATLGGTLSTSLEDDVWTLKAHIPKHSPQA, from the coding sequence GTGGCTCGAACTGAGCAGGCCGAGGCACTGACCATGACGGGGCGAGACATGGACGGCGCTGTAGGCGCGCCCGGCAGGAGATTCATGCTGACGGCCTGCTGCTGCGCCATGCTCGCAGACCTGTACTTCACGGCCGTCGGCGGGAATCTGGCGGATGGTCGGTCATGGATCCCGCTCATCCCATACGTCCTGCTGTGCGGCGCATTGCCCTTCAGACCAAAAACGGCGGGCCTGCTGCTCATCGTCTACTGGTGGATACTCGTCTGGTTACCGACCGGTTCGGCCTCCGACCTGCTGTTCAGCTCCTGCCTGGTCTGGGGCGTGCTCTCTTTCCTGCTGTCTCCGTGGATGACGCTGCTGGCGCAGTCCTGCAACGTGCTGCTCCTATCCCTGACGGTCCTGCGGGATACAAGCGAGCCACGCGCGGTCATCGCGGTGCTCGTCATGCAGATCGCGGCCACGGTCGCGGGATACGCGCTCAGAAGGCACCGGCTTGACGATACCGCACGCGAACAGCGACTCCGCCTGCGGACCACCCAGGAGCGCATCGCGATATTGGAACGCAACATGCGTCTCGCCAGACGTTTGCACGATGATCTGACCAATAACCTCGCATCGATCGGCATGCTTTGCGAGGCGCACCTCCTGTCGTGCAGCGACCCCGACGAGCGCCTGCTACTGACATCCATCCGGGACAAGACCTGTGAATCGGTCTCCTGCGCGCACGAGGTCATCGACATACTCCGGGGGCAAACCGGACCGGATCCCGCCTCCCGTGCGAGACCGGGCGGGTGGGGGCGGACGATCCGCGGCTTGGTCGAGGCCAGGCAGGCCGAACTGCGCAGGCATGGCTTCGAGGGTTCCGCCAGCGTCACCATCGATCCGGATGCCGTGCTCCCAATGGCGGTGGCGGACGAGATCGTCTCGCTGCTCGCCGAGGTGTATTCCAACATCCGGGCCCATGCCTCGCCGACCGACGGGGGATTCTCCCTTGAGCTCGCCGTCAGCGATGACGGAATCCGTCTGGTGCAGATGAACATGTGCCGTCCCGACGACCGTACGGTATCAGGACGTGGCCTGCAGCTCCACCGTCATATCATCGCCACCCTTGGCGGCACGCTGTCGACCAGCCTGGAGGACGACGTATGGACGTTGAAGGCACACATCCCGAAGCATTCCCCGCAAGCGTGA
- the rplI gene encoding 50S ribosomal protein L9 has protein sequence MAETKVILTKSVANLGHPGDVVTVKAGYARNYLLPQGLGFAWTKGAAAQIEAMKRARLAKAVATREEAVAAKELIEGTTVEIAAKVSESGKLFGGISAEKIAIALSSKVEVNPKNITVEPIKTTGDFPATVALHPEITASFFVKVVAE, from the coding sequence ATGGCTGAAACTAAGGTTATTCTTACCAAGTCCGTCGCTAACCTGGGTCACCCGGGCGATGTCGTGACCGTCAAGGCTGGTTACGCTCGTAACTACCTGCTCCCGCAGGGCCTGGGCTTCGCCTGGACCAAGGGTGCCGCCGCTCAGATCGAGGCCATGAAGCGCGCTCGTCTGGCTAAGGCCGTCGCCACCCGTGAAGAGGCCGTTGCCGCCAAGGAACTGATCGAGGGTACCACCGTCGAAATCGCTGCCAAGGTCTCCGAATCCGGCAAGCTGTTCGGTGGCATCTCCGCCGAGAAGATCGCCATTGCGCTGTCTTCCAAGGTCGAGGTCAACCCGAAGAACATCACCGTTGAGCCGATCAAGACCACCGGTGACTTCCCGGCGACCGTCGCTCTGCATCCGGAAATCACCGCTTCCTTCTTCGTGAAGGTCGTCGCTGAGTGA
- the rpsR gene encoding 30S ribosomal protein S18, translating into MSRKRPQPPVKPFKKKPNPLKAAKITEIDYKDVALLRKFISDRGKIRSRRITGVTVQEQRKISKAIKNAREMALLPYATSGR; encoded by the coding sequence ATGTCACGCAAGAGGCCGCAGCCGCCGGTCAAGCCGTTTAAGAAGAAGCCGAATCCACTGAAGGCTGCCAAGATCACCGAGATCGATTACAAGGACGTCGCCCTGCTGCGCAAGTTCATTTCCGATCGCGGTAAGATCCGCTCCCGTCGTATCACCGGTGTGACCGTGCAGGAACAGCGCAAGATCTCGAAGGCGATCAAGAACGCCCGCGAGATGGCTCTGCTGCCGTACGCCACTTCCGGCCGCTGA
- a CDS encoding single-stranded DNA-binding protein, producing the protein MAGETIITVVGNLTADPEIRTTGNGASVASFTIASTPRTWNRNSNQFEDGQALFMRCSAWRDMAEHCAQSLSKGMRVIAQGRLQQRSYQAQDGSQRTVVEMQVDEIGPSLRYATAQVTRTSSASGYAGNRGGNGFTGNNGGYANNNGGFGGNAGGYQGGAGYSGGAGYQGGASAPANAAPAAAPAADPWGNADSSAASFGSFGASSSEFGGNDGEPEF; encoded by the coding sequence ATGGCAGGCGAAACGATTATCACCGTGGTGGGTAACCTCACGGCTGATCCTGAAATCCGTACCACTGGCAACGGTGCATCCGTGGCCAGCTTCACGATTGCCTCCACTCCGCGCACCTGGAACCGTAATTCGAACCAGTTCGAAGACGGTCAGGCCCTGTTCATGCGCTGCTCCGCGTGGCGTGACATGGCCGAGCATTGTGCGCAGAGCCTGTCGAAGGGCATGCGCGTAATCGCACAGGGTCGTCTGCAGCAGCGTTCCTACCAAGCGCAGGATGGTTCCCAGCGTACCGTCGTTGAGATGCAGGTCGATGAAATCGGCCCGTCCCTGCGTTACGCAACCGCCCAAGTTACGCGTACCTCCAGTGCCAGTGGCTATGCCGGCAATCGTGGCGGCAATGGCTTCACCGGTAACAACGGAGGCTATGCGAACAACAATGGTGGCTTCGGCGGCAACGCCGGCGGCTACCAGGGCGGTGCCGGATATTCCGGTGGCGCGGGCTATCAGGGTGGGGCCTCCGCTCCCGCCAACGCCGCACCTGCCGCAGCACCGGCTGCCGACCCGTGGGGCAACGCGGATTCCTCCGCCGCGTCCTTCGGATCTTTCGGTGCCAGCTCCTCCGAATTCGGAGGCAATGACGGCGAACCGGAATTCTAA
- the rpsF gene encoding 30S ribosomal protein S6: MSAHKYELMFIADPELDERGLKKLTEQYLELVTKEGGAVENIDIWGRRKLAYEIADKTEGNYVVVNYSAEPATSDELDRLLNLNESVIRTKILRK, from the coding sequence ATGTCTGCGCATAAGTACGAACTGATGTTCATTGCCGATCCTGAGCTGGATGAGCGTGGTCTGAAGAAGCTGACCGAGCAGTATCTGGAACTCGTCACCAAGGAAGGCGGTGCCGTCGAGAACATCGACATCTGGGGCCGTCGTAAGCTTGCCTACGAAATCGCCGACAAGACCGAAGGCAACTACGTCGTGGTCAACTACTCCGCCGAGCCGGCCACCAGCGACGAACTCGATCGTCTGCTGAACCTGAACGAATCCGTCATCCGCACGAAGATTCTTCGCAAGTAA
- a CDS encoding ribose-phosphate diphosphokinase, whose translation MSAILEGTPDKKLALVTGRAYPEQAEETAKYLGTHVLETTSYDFANGEMYVRYTEPVRGADVFVMQAHTVPINKWIMEQLIMVDALKRASARSITVVAPFLGYSRQDKKHQGREPITARLIFDLFQAAGADRIMTVDLHAAQEQGFFDGPVDHLTAMPVLLDYVRNNMPLANTTIVSPDAGRIKVSEQWAAKLGGLPLAFIHKTRDTTRPNHAVAHGIIGEVEGRECVVVDDIIDTAGTICEAVRTLREAGAKSVTLVATHGLLSGPAVERLRDCGAREIVLTDTVPVPEEKRLPNMTVLSAAPLLAAGIRSVFESGSVSTLLNGLPDDMRPRNIYA comes from the coding sequence ATGTCGGCGATTCTCGAAGGCACCCCGGATAAAAAACTGGCGTTGGTGACGGGTCGTGCGTACCCCGAACAAGCCGAGGAAACCGCGAAGTACCTTGGCACCCATGTGCTCGAGACCACCTCATACGATTTCGCCAACGGGGAGATGTACGTGCGCTACACCGAGCCGGTGCGCGGCGCCGACGTGTTCGTGATGCAGGCACACACCGTGCCGATCAACAAGTGGATTATGGAACAGCTCATCATGGTCGATGCGCTGAAGCGCGCTTCCGCCCGTTCCATCACCGTGGTCGCGCCGTTCCTCGGTTACTCTCGTCAGGACAAGAAACACCAGGGGCGCGAACCCATCACCGCACGGCTTATCTTTGACCTGTTCCAGGCCGCCGGCGCTGACCGCATCATGACGGTCGACCTGCATGCCGCCCAGGAACAGGGTTTCTTCGACGGTCCGGTCGACCATCTCACCGCCATGCCGGTGCTGCTCGACTACGTGCGTAACAACATGCCATTGGCAAACACCACCATCGTGTCCCCGGACGCCGGCCGCATCAAGGTTTCCGAACAGTGGGCCGCCAAGCTCGGCGGTCTGCCGCTCGCATTCATCCACAAGACCCGCGACACCACGCGTCCTAATCATGCGGTGGCGCACGGCATCATCGGAGAGGTCGAAGGGCGCGAATGCGTGGTCGTCGATGACATCATCGACACCGCCGGCACCATCTGCGAGGCCGTGCGCACCCTGCGTGAAGCCGGCGCGAAGTCGGTGACCTTGGTCGCCACGCACGGCCTGCTTTCCGGCCCGGCCGTGGAACGCCTGCGCGATTGCGGTGCCAGGGAAATCGTGCTTACGGACACCGTGCCGGTTCCGGAAGAGAAGCGTCTGCCGAACATGACCGTACTGTCCGCCGCGCCATTGCTGGCCGCCGGCATCCGTTCCGTGTTCGAGTCCGGTTCGGTCTCCACGTTGCTCAATGGATTGCCTGATGATATGCGCCCGCGCAATATCTATGCGTGA